Proteins encoded together in one Neisseria lactamica window:
- the trmD gene encoding tRNA (guanosine(37)-N1)-methyltransferase TrmD: MLIQAITIFPEMFDSITRYGVTGRANKQGIWQFEPVNPRAFADNRLGYIDDRPFGGGPGMIMAAPPLDAAIKYAKAQSSHTAKVICLSPQGKPLTHQKAAELAKLPHLILLCGRYEGIDERLLQSSVDEEISIGDFVVSGGELPAMMLMDAVLRLVPGVLGDIQSAEQDSFSNGILDCPHYTKPLEFQGMAVPEVLRSGNHNLIAEWRLEQSLRRTLERRPDLLEKRDLIPKESRLLKRILQEQREIQS; encoded by the coding sequence ATGCTTATCCAGGCGATTACCATTTTCCCGGAAATGTTCGACAGCATTACCCGCTACGGCGTAACGGGGCGTGCAAACAAACAGGGGATTTGGCAGTTCGAACCGGTTAATCCCCGAGCGTTTGCCGACAACAGGCTGGGCTATATCGACGACCGCCCGTTCGGCGGCGGGCCGGGAATGATTATGGCGGCTCCGCCGCTTGATGCGGCGATAAAATATGCCAAGGCACAATCCTCCCACACTGCAAAAGTTATCTGCCTCAGCCCGCAAGGGAAACCGCTGACACATCAGAAAGCGGCAGAACTGGCAAAACTCCCGCACTTGATTTTGCTGTGCGGACGGTACGAGGGCATAGACGAAAGACTGCTGCAAAGCAGTGTCGATGAAGAAATCAGCATCGGGGACTTTGTCGTTTCCGGCGGAGAGCTTCCCGCCATGATGCTGATGGATGCAGTATTGAGGCTGGTACCCGGCGTATTGGGCGACATACAGTCTGCCGAACAGGATTCGTTCTCAAACGGTATCCTGGATTGCCCCCACTACACCAAACCCTTAGAATTTCAAGGTATGGCTGTCCCGGAAGTACTCCGTTCGGGCAATCATAACTTGATTGCGGAATGGCGGTTGGAACAATCGCTTCGCCGCACCTTGGAGCGCAGACCCGACTTATTGGAAAAGCGCGATTTAATCCCAAAGGAATCCCGCCTCTTGAAAAGAATCCTGCAAGAGCAACGGGAAATCCAATCATAA
- a CDS encoding metal ABC transporter ATP-binding protein, producing MSIIVENLTVSYRRRPAVHHVDITFEEHSMWAVFGPNGAGKSTFLKSLMGLQPIDTGSIRLDGLTRQNIAYLPQQSDIDRSQPMTVFDLAAMGLWYEIGFFKGINTAQKQRVHEALERVGMRQFARRQIAHLSNGQFQRVLFARMLVQNAKFLLLDEPFNAVDARTTYELLDVLQKCHYGGHAIIAVLHDYEQVRAYFPNTMLLAREKIAAGATETVLAEPYLTQANAKMQKQESPEWCAS from the coding sequence ATGAGCATCATCGTTGAAAACCTGACGGTCAGCTACCGCCGCCGTCCTGCCGTACACCACGTTGACATTACTTTTGAAGAACACAGTATGTGGGCGGTTTTCGGACCGAACGGCGCAGGGAAATCTACCTTTCTCAAATCCTTAATGGGATTGCAGCCTATCGACACGGGCAGCATCCGGCTGGACGGATTGACCCGTCAGAACATTGCCTACCTTCCCCAGCAGTCCGACATCGACCGCTCCCAACCTATGACTGTTTTCGACTTGGCGGCAATGGGGCTGTGGTATGAAATCGGCTTTTTCAAAGGGATAAATACCGCTCAAAAACAACGCGTCCACGAAGCCTTGGAGCGTGTAGGAATGCGGCAGTTTGCCCGCCGCCAAATCGCCCACCTCTCAAACGGACAATTCCAGCGTGTCCTTTTTGCCCGAATGCTGGTTCAAAATGCCAAATTCCTGCTTTTGGACGAACCTTTCAATGCCGTTGATGCACGGACAACCTACGAGCTTCTCGACGTGTTGCAAAAATGCCATTACGGCGGACACGCTATCATTGCCGTTTTGCACGATTACGAACAAGTCCGTGCCTACTTTCCTAACACTATGCTGCTTGCACGTGAAAAAATTGCGGCAGGTGCAACCGAAACCGTGTTGGCAGAACCTTACCTCACCCAGGCCAACGCCAAGATGCAGAAACAGGAAAGCCCCGAATGGTGCGCCTCATAA
- a CDS encoding metal ABC transporter substrate-binding protein produces MKHLKLTLIAALLTTAATAAPLPVVTSFSILGDVAKQIGGERVSIQSLVGANQDTHAYHMTSGDIKKIRSAKLVLLNGLGLEAADVQRAVKQSKVSYAEATKGIQPLKAEEEEGGHHHDHDHDHDHDHEGHHHDHGEYDPHVWNDPVLMSAYAQNVAEALIKADPEGKVYYQQRLGNYQMQLKKLHSDAQAAFNAVPAAKRKVLTGHDAFSYMGKRYHIEFIAPQGVSSEAEPSAKQVAAIIRQIKREGIKAVFTENIKDTRMVDRIAKETGVNVSGKLYSDALGNAPADTYIGMYRHNIKAMSEAMKK; encoded by the coding sequence ATGAAACACCTCAAACTTACCCTTATTGCCGCATTGCTAACCACCGCCGCAACTGCCGCCCCCCTGCCCGTCGTAACCAGCTTCAGCATTTTGGGCGACGTTGCCAAACAAATCGGCGGAGAGCGCGTATCCATACAAAGTTTGGTCGGAGCCAACCAAGATACGCACGCCTATCATATGACCAGCGGCGACATTAAAAAAATCCGCAGTGCAAAACTCGTCCTGCTCAACGGCTTAGGACTTGAAGCCGCCGATGTACAACGTGCCGTCAAACAGAGCAAAGTATCCTATGCCGAAGCGACCAAAGGCATCCAACCCCTCAAAGCCGAAGAAGAAGAAGGCGGACACCATCACGACCACGATCATGACCACGACCATGACCACGAAGGACACCACCACGACCACGGCGAATATGACCCCCACGTCTGGAACGACCCCGTCCTTATGTCCGCCTATGCCCAAAACGTCGCCGAAGCCCTGATAAAGGCCGACCCCGAAGGCAAAGTTTATTATCAACAACGCTTGGGCAACTACCAAATGCAGCTCAAAAAACTGCACAGCGACGCACAAGCCGCATTTAATGCCGTCCCTGCCGCCAAACGCAAAGTCCTGACCGGGCACGATGCCTTTTCCTATATGGGCAAACGTTACCATATCGAGTTCATCGCCCCGCAAGGCGTGAGCAGCGAAGCCGAGCCTTCGGCCAAACAAGTCGCCGCCATCATCCGCCAAATCAAACGCGAAGGCATCAAAGCCGTATTTACCGAAAATATCAAAGACACCCGCATGGTTGACCGCATCGCCAAAGAGACCGGCGTCAACGTCAGCGGCAAACTGTATTCCGACGCACTCGGCAACGCGCCCGCCGACACCTACATCGGAATGTACCGCCACAACATCAAGGCAATGAGCGAAGCGATGAAGAAATAA
- the rimM gene encoding ribosome maturation factor RimM (Essential for efficient processing of 16S rRNA) has product MADAQNRVAMGYIKGVFGIKGWLKIAADTEYADSLLDYPEWQLVKDGKTVAVSLEGGKVANGELQVKFEGINDRDSAFSLRGYTIEIPREAFAPTEEGEYYWADLVGMTVTDKDNTVLGKVSSLMETGANDVLVVDGEYGQILIPFVSQYVETVDAGSKTIIADWGLDY; this is encoded by the coding sequence ATGGCAGACGCTCAAAACCGGGTAGCTATGGGCTACATCAAAGGCGTATTCGGCATAAAGGGCTGGCTGAAAATTGCCGCCGATACCGAATATGCCGACAGCCTTTTGGATTACCCCGAGTGGCAATTGGTCAAAGACGGAAAAACCGTTGCCGTCTCCCTTGAAGGAGGGAAGGTTGCCAACGGCGAACTCCAAGTCAAATTTGAAGGGATAAACGACCGCGATTCGGCATTCTCATTGCGCGGTTACACCATCGAAATCCCCCGAGAAGCCTTCGCACCGACGGAAGAAGGGGAATACTACTGGGCAGACTTGGTGGGGATGACCGTCACCGACAAAGACAATACCGTACTGGGCAAAGTCAGCAGCCTGATGGAAACCGGTGCAAACGATGTATTGGTGGTTGACGGGGAATACGGGCAAATCCTGATTCCGTTCGTATCCCAATACGTCGAAACCGTCGATGCCGGCAGTAAAACCATTATTGCCGATTGGGGTTTGGACTACTGA
- a CDS encoding metal ABC transporter permease, with protein MNPYDLLITPFAEFDFMRYAFASVFCLSLSAAPVGVFLVMRRMSLIGDALSHAVLPGAAVGYIFAGLSLPAMGAGGFAAGMLMALLAGLVSRFTTLKEDANFAAFYLSSLAIGVILISKNGSSVDLLHLLFGSVLAVDIPALQLIAAVSGLTLITLAVIYRPLVLESIDPLFLKSVNGKGGLWHVLFLVLVVMNLVSGFQALGTLMSVGLMMLPAITARLWARNMGTLILLSVLIALFCGLTGLLISYHIEIPSGPAIILCCSILYLFSVILGKEGGILTKWLKNHRHHTT; from the coding sequence ATGAACCCCTACGACCTGCTTATCACACCCTTTGCAGAATTCGACTTTATGCGCTACGCCTTCGCATCCGTCTTCTGCCTGTCCCTCAGTGCCGCACCCGTCGGCGTATTCCTCGTTATGCGGCGGATGAGCCTGATCGGCGACGCACTCAGCCACGCCGTCTTGCCCGGAGCCGCCGTCGGCTACATATTTGCCGGCTTGAGCCTGCCCGCTATGGGTGCGGGCGGGTTTGCCGCCGGTATGCTGATGGCGCTGCTTGCCGGACTTGTCAGCCGCTTTACCACCCTGAAAGAAGATGCCAACTTTGCCGCCTTTTATCTCAGCAGCCTCGCCATCGGCGTAATCCTCATCAGCAAAAACGGCAGCAGCGTCGATTTGCTCCACCTTCTTTTCGGCTCTGTGCTTGCCGTCGATATTCCCGCCCTGCAACTCATCGCCGCCGTCTCCGGCCTCACGCTCATTACCCTTGCCGTCATCTACCGCCCCCTCGTACTGGAAAGCATAGATCCCCTGTTCCTCAAATCCGTCAACGGCAAAGGCGGGCTTTGGCACGTCCTCTTTCTCGTCCTGGTCGTCATGAACCTCGTATCCGGCTTCCAAGCCCTCGGCACCCTGATGTCGGTCGGATTGATGATGCTGCCCGCCATTACCGCCCGCCTATGGGCAAGAAATATGGGGACGCTCATTCTGTTGTCCGTCCTCATCGCCCTCTTTTGCGGTTTGACCGGGCTGCTCATTTCCTACCACATCGAAATCCCATCCGGACCCGCCATCATCCTCTGTTGCAGCATCCTTTATCTCTTTTCCGTCATACTCGGCAAAGAAGGCGGCATTCTGACCAAATGGCTCAAAAACCACCGCCACCACACCACCTGA
- a CDS encoding bifunctional acetate--CoA ligase family protein/GNAT family N-acetyltransferase, with translation MPTQTDPGYFFMPDHIILIRTDEQPYSLGERLLGNLLGTPFRGKITPVRPRHHSIAGLSAYTDFDKIPGSADLIIAVTPPDSYDALFKTCRKKQLPHIILIQDWDSLPPSELHTAETAIRKHHGNGLNITACTTAGIQIPSLGLNISTQNEYAAGHTAILTGNAAVSREIDGILKKLRQGTSRHISLNYTVSPITSSDWLNRFGHSRHTKAAVLHHNLEEDQRKLFSAIRQFTRHTPLVLHITYRTDETDRAVLHSLARRCNFLISFDTDGLEAALRALLSDLPPLSRLDILSDAPAEWLDAHAPENLTLHFPNLPPQVRNGYLTGTPSPSRFHDTVSRQLARPDTQAVLAIPAPSGDGDDKKTTRALVRLSEQTAKPLLVSSPFSDGIPLFDNPLQAIRTLSYRNTAAALKQAQLDTAPPQPCRLKPLQTPNIKKALEAADPSLIAEALHLPPYRHTAHNAVQFQFRNHPVYGGILTARYDGKTAAALPPFTTLDSLRLARFAGLDDPQTLNRFLRTLTALSEHNLNLGTITLNLNGGQYHTDFDLKAPETHNASGRKTAGKTAQTLGHAAAKMHSAAAYLKHKNPAASEFLRHTSEAAAELLGSKPAADKKTPGVLAPYPAAHPKTLSLKNGTTVTIAPLLPEDAEAKQQFVRNLDPEARYTRFITRTNELPAATLARLCNLDYYCEAAWAARDAGGNIVAVARHSRLNRNECEFAIALAEHMRGSGLAQKMMELVIRTAAQQGYPAISADILKTNTPMVKLAEKSGFTLKESDTEKNLYRAYLDLTADKTTAKTNKNLHTGRKIT, from the coding sequence ATGCCGACACAAACCGATCCGGGCTACTTCTTTATGCCCGACCACATCATCCTGATAAGGACGGACGAACAACCGTACAGCCTTGGCGAACGCCTGCTCGGCAACCTGCTGGGCACGCCTTTCCGAGGGAAAATCACCCCCGTCCGGCCGCGCCATCACAGCATTGCCGGCCTGTCAGCCTATACGGATTTCGACAAAATCCCCGGCAGCGCGGATTTGATTATTGCCGTTACCCCGCCCGACAGTTACGATGCCCTGTTCAAAACCTGCCGGAAAAAACAACTCCCGCACATCATCCTCATACAGGACTGGGACAGCCTGCCCCCGTCCGAACTGCATACCGCCGAAACCGCCATCCGGAAACACCACGGAAACGGACTCAACATTACCGCCTGCACCACGGCAGGCATCCAGATTCCCTCACTCGGACTCAACATCAGCACCCAAAACGAATACGCCGCCGGCCATACCGCCATACTGACCGGAAATGCCGCCGTCAGCCGCGAAATCGACGGCATCCTCAAAAAACTCCGCCAAGGCACATCCCGCCACATCAGCCTGAACTACACTGTCAGCCCCATCACATCCTCCGACTGGCTCAACCGCTTCGGACACAGCCGGCACACCAAAGCCGCCGTCCTGCACCACAACCTCGAAGAAGACCAGCGCAAACTGTTCAGCGCCATACGCCAATTTACCCGCCACACACCGCTCGTCCTCCACATTACCTACCGCACGGACGAAACCGACCGCGCCGTCCTGCACAGCCTCGCCCGCCGCTGCAACTTCCTCATCAGCTTCGACACCGACGGTCTCGAAGCCGCACTGCGCGCCCTGCTGTCCGACCTGCCCCCGCTGTCCCGGCTCGACATCCTGTCCGACGCGCCTGCCGAATGGCTGGACGCGCACGCCCCCGAAAACCTCACCCTCCACTTTCCAAACCTCCCCCCGCAAGTCCGCAACGGATACCTGACAGGCACACCCTCGCCTTCACGCTTCCACGACACCGTTTCCCGACAGCTCGCCCGTCCCGACACACAGGCCGTACTGGCAATACCCGCCCCCTCTGGAGACGGGGACGACAAAAAAACAACACGCGCACTGGTCCGCCTGTCCGAACAGACCGCCAAACCCCTGCTCGTCAGCAGCCCCTTTTCAGACGGCATCCCCCTCTTCGACAACCCCTTGCAGGCAATCCGCACCCTTTCCTACCGCAATACCGCCGCCGCCCTGAAACAGGCGCAGCTCGACACCGCACCGCCGCAACCGTGCCGTCTGAAGCCCCTTCAAACCCCGAACATCAAAAAAGCCCTCGAAGCCGCCGACCCATCCCTAATCGCCGAAGCCCTGCACCTCCCCCCCTACCGGCACACCGCCCACAACGCCGTACAGTTCCAATTCCGCAACCACCCCGTTTACGGCGGCATCCTGACCGCGCGGTACGACGGCAAAACCGCCGCCGCACTCCCCCCGTTTACCACACTCGACAGCCTCCGCCTCGCCCGGTTTGCCGGACTGGACGACCCGCAAACCCTCAACCGCTTCCTCCGCACACTGACCGCCCTTTCCGAACACAACCTGAACCTCGGCACCATCACACTCAACCTCAACGGCGGACAATACCATACCGACTTTGACCTGAAAGCACCCGAAACACACAACGCATCCGGGCGCAAAACCGCCGGCAAAACCGCACAAACCCTCGGACACGCCGCCGCAAAAATGCACAGTGCCGCCGCATACCTGAAACACAAAAACCCAGCAGCCTCCGAGTTTCTCCGGCACACAAGCGAAGCCGCCGCCGAACTGCTCGGCAGCAAACCCGCAGCCGATAAAAAAACACCCGGCGTACTCGCACCCTACCCGGCGGCACACCCGAAAACCCTGTCCCTGAAAAACGGCACAACCGTCACCATCGCCCCCCTGCTTCCCGAAGATGCCGAAGCCAAACAACAATTCGTCCGCAACCTCGACCCCGAAGCCCGGTACACGCGCTTCATAACCCGTACCAACGAACTGCCCGCAGCCACATTGGCGCGCCTATGCAACCTCGATTACTACTGTGAAGCCGCGTGGGCGGCAAGGGATGCCGGCGGCAACATCGTCGCCGTCGCCCGCCACAGCCGCCTGAACCGCAACGAATGCGAGTTCGCCATCGCACTGGCGGAACATATGCGCGGCAGCGGGCTGGCACAAAAAATGATGGAACTCGTCATCCGTACCGCAGCACAACAAGGCTACCCCGCCATCAGCGCCGACATCCTCAAAACCAACACCCCTATGGTCAAACTTGCTGAAAAATCAGGATTTACCCTAAAAGAATCAGATACCGAAAAAAACCTGTACCGCGCATACCTAGACCTCACGGCAGACAAAACAACAGCAAAAACAAATAAAAACTTGCACACCGGCCGCAAAATAACCTAA
- the rplS gene encoding 50S ribosomal protein L19, translated as MNLIQQLEQEEIARLNKDIPEFAPGDTVVVSVRVVEGTRSRLQAYEGVVIARRNRGLNSNFIVRKISSGEGVERTFQLYSPTVEKIEVKRRGDVRRAKLYYLRGLTGKAARIKEKLPARKG; from the coding sequence ATGAACCTGATCCAACAATTGGAGCAAGAAGAAATTGCCCGTCTGAACAAAGACATCCCCGAATTCGCACCGGGCGACACCGTAGTCGTATCCGTACGCGTCGTAGAGGGTACGCGCAGCCGTCTGCAAGCCTACGAAGGCGTGGTTATCGCCCGCCGCAACCGTGGTCTGAACAGCAACTTCATCGTCCGTAAAATTTCCAGCGGCGAAGGTGTGGAACGTACTTTCCAACTGTACTCCCCTACCGTTGAGAAAATCGAAGTCAAACGCCGTGGCGATGTCCGCCGTGCCAAACTTTACTACCTGCGCGGCCTGACCGGCAAAGCTGCACGCATTAAAGAAAAACTGCCTGCACGCAAAGGTTGA
- the misR gene encoding two-component system response regulator MisR encodes MSRVLLVDDDALLTELLTEYLSAEGLNVRSVSDGEAGVQEILSGQYDVVVLDSMMPKMNGLDVLKNVRSQSTVPIIMLTAKGDDIDRIIGLEMGADDYVPKPCTPRELLARINAILRRTQHGGEQNNAPNSISASDVVLYPAKRQASVKDTPLELTSTEFNLLEVLMRHAGQVVSKETLSVEALDRKLAKFDRSIDVHISSIRHKLGDASLIQTVRGLGYLFVKN; translated from the coding sequence ATGAGCCGCGTATTACTCGTAGACGACGACGCACTGCTGACCGAACTGCTGACCGAATACCTGAGCGCCGAAGGGCTGAACGTCCGCAGCGTTTCCGACGGCGAAGCCGGCGTACAGGAAATCCTAAGCGGGCAATACGATGTAGTCGTATTGGATTCCATGATGCCCAAAATGAACGGGCTGGACGTTTTGAAAAACGTCCGCTCGCAAAGCACCGTCCCCATCATTATGCTGACCGCCAAAGGCGACGACATCGACCGCATCATCGGCTTGGAAATGGGTGCGGACGACTATGTGCCCAAACCATGCACGCCGCGCGAACTCCTGGCGCGCATCAACGCCATCCTGCGCCGCACGCAACACGGCGGCGAACAAAACAACGCGCCGAACAGCATCTCCGCCAGCGATGTCGTCCTATACCCCGCCAAACGCCAGGCTTCCGTCAAAGACACGCCGCTGGAGCTGACCAGTACCGAGTTCAACCTGCTCGAAGTCCTGATGCGCCACGCCGGCCAGGTGGTCAGCAAAGAAACCCTGTCCGTCGAAGCGCTCGACCGCAAGCTGGCAAAATTCGACCGCAGCATCGACGTACACATTTCCAGCATCCGGCACAAACTGGGCGATGCCTCGCTGATTCAAACCGTACGCGGTTTGGGCTACCTGTTTGTCAAAAACTGA
- a CDS encoding sensor histidine kinase: protein MKLFQRIFATFCAVIVCAIFVASFSFWLVQNTLAENQFNQRRTIETTLMGSIISAFRARGDAGAREILTEWKDSPVSSGVYVIQGDEKKDILNRYIDSYTIERARLFAAGHPHSNLVHIEYDRFGEEYLFFTKDWDKLQARRLPSPLLIPGLPLAPIWHELIILSFIIVVGLLMAYILAGNIAKPIRILGNGMDRVANGELETRISQQVDDRDDELSHLALQFDKMAEKLEKLVAKERHLLHHVSHEMRSPLARMQAIVGLIQAQPQKQEQYLKRLEGELGRMDTLVGELLTLSRLETSNMALEKENLALIPFLGNLVEDNQSIAQKNGQAVTLSADGKIPENAAVCANESYLYRAFDNVIRNAVNYSPEGSTVLIHIGQSHKHWIIDVTDNGPGVDEMQLPHIFTAFYRADSGAGKPGTGLGLAITRHIIGQHGGKIIAENIKPNGLRMRFILPKAKTASKQKKEQTGHNAA, encoded by the coding sequence ATGAAACTGTTCCAACGCATCTTCGCCACATTTTGCGCGGTTATCGTCTGTGCAATCTTTGTGGCGAGTTTTTCTTTTTGGCTGGTGCAAAACACCCTTGCCGAAAACCAATTCAACCAACGCCGCACCATCGAAACCACATTGATGGGCAGCATCATTTCCGCATTCCGGGCGCGCGGGGACGCGGGCGCGCGGGAAATCCTGACGGAATGGAAAGACAGCCCCGTCTCATCGGGCGTGTACGTCATACAGGGCGACGAGAAAAAAGACATCCTGAACCGGTATATCGACAGCTACACCATCGAACGCGCCCGGCTTTTCGCCGCCGGACACCCGCATTCCAACCTCGTCCATATCGAATACGACCGCTTCGGCGAAGAATACCTGTTCTTCACCAAAGACTGGGACAAGCTCCAAGCCCGCCGCCTGCCCAGCCCCCTGTTGATCCCCGGCCTGCCGCTCGCCCCGATTTGGCACGAACTCATCATATTGTCCTTCATCATCGTCGTCGGACTGCTGATGGCGTACATCCTCGCCGGCAATATCGCCAAACCCATCAGGATTCTTGGCAACGGTATGGACAGGGTAGCAAACGGAGAACTTGAAACCCGAATTTCGCAACAAGTAGACGACCGCGACGACGAATTGTCCCATCTCGCACTGCAATTCGACAAAATGGCGGAAAAACTCGAAAAACTTGTCGCCAAAGAACGCCACCTGCTCCACCACGTTTCCCACGAAATGCGCTCCCCGCTTGCCCGTATGCAGGCGATTGTCGGGTTAATTCAGGCGCAGCCCCAAAAACAGGAACAATACCTGAAACGCCTCGAAGGCGAGCTGGGCAGGATGGACACGCTGGTCGGCGAACTCCTGACCCTGTCCCGCCTCGAAACCTCCAATATGGCTTTGGAAAAAGAAAACCTCGCCCTCATCCCCTTCCTCGGCAACCTTGTGGAAGACAACCAAAGCATCGCACAGAAAAACGGACAGGCGGTTACCCTGTCCGCCGACGGGAAAATTCCCGAAAACGCCGCCGTCTGCGCCAATGAAAGCTACCTGTACCGCGCCTTCGACAACGTTATCCGCAACGCCGTCAATTACAGCCCGGAAGGCAGCACCGTCCTAATCCATATCGGACAAAGCCACAAACACTGGATTATCGACGTTACCGACAACGGGCCGGGCGTGGACGAAATGCAGCTTCCCCATATCTTTACCGCCTTTTACCGCGCCGATTCGGGGGCGGGCAAACCCGGGACCGGCCTCGGTTTGGCGATTACCCGCCACATCATCGGGCAGCACGGCGGGAAAATCATTGCCGAAAACATCAAGCCGAACGGGCTGCGGATGCGCTTCATCCTGCCCAAGGCAAAAACGGCTTCCAAGCAGAAAAAGGAACAAACCGGCCATAATGCCGCCTGA
- the rpsP gene encoding 30S ribosomal protein S16: MVVIRLARGGSKHRPFYNVIVTDSRNRRDGRFIERVGFYNPVANEKQERVRLNADRLNHWIAQGAQISDAVAKLVKEQKAA, encoded by the coding sequence ATGGTAGTTATCCGCTTGGCACGCGGCGGCTCGAAACACCGCCCCTTCTACAACGTTATCGTTACCGATTCGCGCAACCGCCGCGACGGCCGCTTTATCGAGCGAGTAGGCTTCTACAACCCCGTAGCCAATGAAAAACAAGAGCGCGTCCGCCTCAACGCCGACCGCCTGAACCACTGGATTGCACAAGGCGCACAAATCAGCGACGCCGTTGCAAAACTGGTTAAAGAACAAAAAGCCGCCTAA